A region of Burkholderiales bacterium JOSHI_001 DNA encodes the following proteins:
- a CDS encoding monothiol glutaredoxin, Grx4 family (PFAM: Glutaredoxin~TIGRFAM: monothiol glutaredoxin, Grx4 family), with the protein MSDVQKQIDDLVKNNRVMLFMKGTAQFPMCGFSGRAVQVLKACGVKELATFNVLEDEGVRQGIKEYANWPTIPQLYVGGEFVGGSDIMMEMYESGELQQLLAK; encoded by the coding sequence ATGAGCGACGTGCAGAAGCAGATCGACGACCTGGTGAAGAACAACCGGGTCATGCTGTTCATGAAGGGCACCGCCCAGTTCCCGATGTGCGGCTTTTCCGGCCGCGCGGTGCAGGTGCTGAAGGCCTGCGGCGTGAAGGAACTGGCCACCTTCAACGTGCTGGAAGACGAAGGCGTGCGCCAGGGCATCAAGGAATACGCCAATTGGCCCACCATCCCACAGTTGTACGTGGGCGGTGAATTCGTCGGCGGCTCGGACATCATGATGGAGATGTACGAGTCGGGCGAACTGCAGCAACTGCTGGCCAAGTGA